The window AGAAAAACAGGTGCGTTTAATACTGTGCGTAAAAAGTAATATCGATAATCGAAAAGAAACAAACTCGAGCGAACTTCTTCGCTTTCTGCTtcctttaactttttttttcgaaCGCAACGCGCGCCATATCGTTCGTGTTGAGATCAAAACGATCGATCGAAGAATCGACCGACCCACGGTATCATCGATTTTCCAAGAAGTAAGAACTTCCGAGTAAATAGGAGAATCGTCTTAAAACGCGTTACGCGAGTTCGTAACCCTTCGAAACAGTTAATACACGATAATATCCACAGATTCGCACGTACGTACCTACAGTAGATAGTTGCAACGCTGCTCGTCGTCGTATCGATATATGTCATTTTTCCAAAAAGTAATTCCTTGCGCGCGCGAGACGTTTGTCAAATGCTTCGCGGGCAAACGAGTTCTGCTCGTCTGGAATCCTCGCAGATACCACCCTCGTAAATGCTGCTGTACACATTTGCAAAAAAGACTTTCACGGAAGTGGATAAAATTACGTTAGCAAAACACAGGTAACAGCGTAGACTTCACCAATTCCCTACCGTTGTCGTTACACGACTCCTCTTTTCCGGAGAAGTAACGCGCAATCCGCTATTTTATCATCTTCGCGAGCCGGACACGCACCCcggtaaaaattatttaccgcCGTGGATCTGCGAATCCGTGATAACTATGTCACTTCGAGACTTGCAATGCTAAGTCAACGATCGATTGAGTCAATACGTATTCCCGCTGAGCGATTCCGACATACTGGTTCCGCCGGATGGCGACAGAGACAACTCTCCGCTCTCGTACTTACTGCATCGACTGCTGTACTCCGCCATTAGGGACTCTTTCACCTGAAACACGAACGGTAGGAGAGTCCCGAGTAATCACGAACAAATTTAGAACGCATATACGAGGCGATGAATTCCCGAACCTTGGTTCTTTCCTCTTCGAGCCTTTGCCTGACCTCCTCGTGCTGCCGTTCAAGCTCCGTGCGCTTCTTCTCGTAAATTTTAGCCAGTCGAGTACACTCGTTCACGCCCTTCTCTACAGTTGACTTCGCGACCTCTCTCTTCATGCGATCAAACTCTGCTTTGTCTTTGTGTACCTTCGCCAACTGTTTCACCTACAATTAAACACATTAGCGGTTTGCAAATGAAAGCTGCTTCTTGACTAATGTAACGGATCACCAATATAGCATGGAACGCCTAATATTAGTAGTGGGGAACATACCTCTCCGTGCCTCGTAGCCTGAAGTTTCCTCATAACATCCGCAGTCTCACGCTCCAAGAGCACTCTCAATGACTTTATTTGGTTAGACTGTGAGGTTTTCATCACTTTTTCGACCGTCACGAACAGGTTTTCGTAATACTTCtcttgaagctcgcgttcctgtTGAACATGAGCTTTGCACACGGCCAGTAAACGTTCACTCTGGCTTCTAGGCAGTCCTTTTGGTGCCCCCCCGTTCCCATCGCGGTTCTCCAAATCCGGGCaatcggatggctctgcagctaTCGAGCTCAAACCCACCTCGCTGGAGAAGCTGCACGATAACCACAAATTTATACGCGAGGAACGTGTATGCGAGAAGCCGTTTCAATAAGGGTTTACAACTTACATATTTCTATTCGATAGTcgtttcaccaacttgttgctCACGTAAAACTTCGACCTGTGTTTTTCACCGTCGATCGAGCCCTTCTGCGATTGCATCCTCAATTTCTCTTTCTCGTGCTTTTTCCGTAACGATTCGAGCTTCTTTTCTAGTTCTACCTTTTTCTCCCTGACAAGCTTGTTCTCCATTAACTTTTCTAAAGACTCCGCCACTATTTCATCGCTCGCTATAAATACGGAATAGACACTAACGTTCGCTCGCGATGTAATCGGCTATAATACACTTACCACTGCTGGCGTTGACCGGGCTTTTATTCGCGGAGGAATCGACGGCTGGAACCGCAGGAGCTGGCGTTCCCTCTTCGGCATCTTGAGCATCGGAAGTGTTTACGCCAGCGATCGATGGTCTGCCGTGCACGTTGGTAGAAGTTGGAACAAGCATCGGCAACTCGCCCACGGATTGCAACCTCTTCGTTTTAATGGTTTCCTCctgaaacaaaatatttttggacatgtaagtataaatttgcTCGCATCGATCGGCGGTTTTTAACCGACGAACTTACAGGTGGCTTAGAGGAACTTGCTGCTTCGCTAACTTTCGGCTTATCCTAGAAAATGTTAGTACGCGCCTGTTAGTGTGTCACACAgttagtaaataataatttctcaACGTTTCAAACCTTACATCAACTTCTTCCGACGGATCTTCCAACCAATCCGTAAGAACAGACAACTGCTTCTCCCTTTTATCAACTTCGCTCTGATATTTAATCGGATTCGACAGGGCTTCGGCGAGTTCGCTCAGCCCATCAGGGACATAATCCTTCACGATAACGTGTAAAAACAAACTAGCCAACGGCAACGGTTGGCCACACTCTGTTCTGAGAGCAACGTGTCGATACCCTGGACACAATCCAACTACTGGTAACACCCTGTGGCCGATTAAACGCCCCGATTCCTCGTACGCGGCGATTCTAATTGCTGCAAGTTCTGGTAAGACGACCTGATGAAcagataaacaaaattttattacatAAATAGGGTGTTCTGTTTTTTGACAGAAATCGACGTCGAACTTCacctttttaaatataaaaggtTCCTCGTCGTATACGGGATTGATACCATTGTTCGGAACAATTCTCGTGCGGAATTTCTTTCTCACAGTGTCCGCCGGTAAACCGTACATGTCTACCTCGACGTAAGTACCCACTCTTTTGTCTGTTAAAAACTGAGCTGATATTACATGTATGTGAACCGTTCCGGCTATGATACCATCTACTGTCGACTCTGCAAAAGGGTCCAATCGCCGGTCTCTTCGCCTCATAAATTCCGGCTTTAAAAGATACCCGCAACGTTGATTGTACTCGAAAGTACCTAAGTTCAATTGCATCGCGAGGTCTAACAGAAAAACAAAGTCAAAAAGATTACCTCCCGCACAACACAGGAATAATGAATACCATCAATGGAAATGTTAGCGTACCAAGAGTTTGATAATTTAATGCGACCAGCTGACAACCCGCATTCCAAAATACTTGAGGCATAAAATTACTAGAGTCAAAACGTGTACCCGCTGGATATACTCTCGATAGTTGATGCTTGTTATAATTTACGAATTCTAACGGCCTCTCCTTTAAAAGAGTCGTAGCttgtttttcgtcgaacgaCGACATCTCGTACATACGATTTTTTTCTGCAGATATCGATAAAATTATAGCGTATAACATAAAATGTAATAATTGGTATCGTAAACAAACGTACTTTCAGCCGATTCAAAACTGTAAAAATGAACGGGTTGCACATAATTGACTAATGCTGAAATTTCCGCTCCCGCTTCCGTTTCTTTAGCACTGGCTGCTTTATCGGGTGCAGGCACTTTATCGCCCATTCTTAATTTAATATCCTCGACGTTCGATTCGTCCTCTTCCGTACTCGATTCCTCTTCGTCTTCTAAAATCGTAAATATTTTGGATAGAACTTCGGTCTCGTTCACGCCCATTTACTTTCCGAATACTAACCATCGTCGTCTTGAGCACTGTCTTTGCTACCCTGTCTTTGTTGCAGCATCGGGGGATGCGAAATATCTCCatttccaatttgttgatcatTATTATCATCTTCGGCGTTAGGAACGTCCGGTGCTGGACCGTTTTCTTCTTCAACGGCCTGATTTAATACTCCGTTGTCTTCGTTTTCTTGAACTCCCTCTTCAGACTCCGCTGCCGGTGTTTGCTGCTTCTTTTTATGCTTCTTGTGATGATGATGATGCTTTTTCTTGTTCTTAATTATGATCTTACGTTTCAGTAAATTCGGAGGTGGTAACTCTTGACCAGGCTCCAACTGAACAATTAACACATTTTAATCCGCGAACTTCAATGTCATAAAGAATATCGGCTATGACCATGTTGCAAAATACCTTATGAGATTCGAGTGGTGAGTCAAGTAacatttcaccaaaaaattccCTGCAATACTGAGCTATCTTAGCTTGTTGCCTCGGGTTACAATGATTTTCAAAACTAAGGATGACAGGATACTCTGACGTTTTGAAAGCGCTTTCAGCAATTGCCTCGATTACGTCTCGCGCATAAATTTCAGGTACAAATGTATATCTGAAAGATATATTTGTTTCCATATAAGGTCGCAATAATAACAATTtacatatattaaaatataatttgttcGTAAAGCTGGTACCCATGAACAATAACAGGTTCATCAAATTTTCCATTCCAAAAGTCCAACTCCACGCATCGACAACCGGCAAGCAGACATTGACGATATATTTCTACGGAACTCTTTCCGGTAATTTGATGTCCTACAAATATATTAGGAAAACGTTGGACACGGTTTGATTTGTCTGCACGATTAGACGAGATTGGCAAAGCCTACGGACCTGTTAAGTATGTATTGTGACTAGAATTTATGAAGTAATGCGCAAGCGGTTGGTCCATATCATCCGACAATTCGAGTTTTGTTACAGCAACGATCGGATTATCCTCGCTCATCAAGTACCTCAGAAAACCATCGAAACTCAGATGGTCCGGATTCGCATTATATTTATTTGGTTCATATTGACTTATAATATCTTTTGCCCTCGCTTCGTTCGCATAAGGGTACAATATTTCGTTCAGACGTGGATCCCTTTGCGTTTTGTTCAAAAAGTCAACGAACTGTGTAATGGACATTAATCTACGTTTGTTATTGCCTACAATGCTTTCGAAAACTTTCTCAACGTCCGACCGCTGAGTAAGTGATTTATAAAAGTTGAAGAAGTcttcgaattgaaatttttgcaaCGATATTACGTCGTTCTGAAAACGAGAGTAATGAAATTGTGTAGCACACGAAAAATCATATTTGCATCAAATAcgaaattttcgaaaaaatcacACTCACTTTTCCGGATGGAAAACCTGAAATATCGAGCGCTTTCTCGACACGCTTACGATCCTCTTTATTTTGTGCAAACATTTTTATTATGCTGAAACGACAATATATAAAGTATACACATTTCTGTATATATGCATATTAACTTTAATACACACATATATACAAATTGTGCTCACTTCTTCACAGGAATCTTTTCCGATTTATCTGCTGTAAGTGTAAGTTTGGTATGTGCTTTCTGCAAGAACATAGTTGTGCTGGTATTGAGCAGAGTTAAATTATATGCAAGCTGAAAAATTTGCTCTGTCCAATGTTGTGCAATTTCCGCACGTGTTGTACAAAAGTTGATAAAATTCATGTTGACAAAATCAGATCCATAACAAATTGTTACTGTCTTTTCCTCTAAAGAGTCTTGAGAGCCCATCGTTACCAGAGATTTCAATTTAGGATCCTGGAAACCATTCCTTTATTCAAGTAAGCCCGTCCAAAACAAACTTTCAGGTTTTGAATCAATGACCTCGGTAAAGTTTATATACATAAAATCAtattatgtatattatattaacAATAGCTTGTGTTACAATAAGCTATTGATGCAAAGCAAAACTATGCACAAAGCCACTTTATAAGCAGCATATTGATTTATAGGAAAATGGACAGATAAGAATTTGCTCTCCTTTCTGCACAACGATTATTTCCATTGTGTACAAAGATAGGTGTGACTGAGAAAAAATGAACTACATTGAGGACATAAACTAGGTAATATTCTATTAATAGATTTATCAATACTTATCATGCGATGGTGCAGTGCGTCATTAGCATCCACGCAAAAGCATGATATAATTATAGAAAGCCAAGACACCTTTGGTTCTAACATTTACATCTGATACGCATTGATACACTGAACCAACAAAACATTACATTCGACTAGCTTCTCCCATAGCTTTACACAAAAGATCGACCCATCTATATTTGATTACAAACAAAATACAAAGTATCTTAATTATACGTATGAAAGACATAATTCGATACCTTTGGTAGCTTAGCATGTTTTCCAGTTCTAGTATCTCTTATTGTAGCAATATCCAACATTTCCATTTCATTGTGCTGATCTACCCAATGCAGGTAAAATCCCAACTTATCCACCCGCAATGTTACTGGAGTTGCTATACCAGAGTCCTGTACAATAACATAATGCACAACATAACACTGCATTTTTCTAACTAGAATTATGCTATAACCATGTCGTGATACTTTGGTTATAACACGTACCTCGTCCCACTTGACAAACTTTTCCCCATCCTGCAACTGCTGGGAGACCTCGATCGGTCTAAATTGCAAGACACTGCCTGTCATCTTGTTAACCGCCATCCTGCCTGAACGATATTGCGAGCAGATTTACGTGGAGGCAATGGCAAGCGATGGGGGCTATTTATGTCAATGTTGACAATAACAAGCACGAAGACGTAGATAACCGGAATGAAGGTGACAGCGGCTGTAATGAAAACGACGTCGGTGACAACGGCAACGG of the Colletes latitarsis isolate SP2378_abdomen chromosome 9, iyColLati1, whole genome shotgun sequence genome contains:
- the Plc21c gene encoding phospholipase C at 21C isoform X2; amino-acid sequence: MAVNKMTGSVLQFRPIEVSQQLQDGEKFVKWDEDSGIATPVTLRVDKLGFYLHWVDQHNEMEMLDIATIRDTRTGKHAKLPKDPKLKSLVTMGSQDSLEEKTVTICYGSDFVNMNFINFCTTRAEIAQHWTEQIFQLAYNLTLLNTSTTMFLQKAHTKLTLTADKSEKIPVKNIIKMFAQNKEDRKRVEKALDISGFPSGKNDVISLQKFQFEDFFNFYKSLTQRSDVEKVFESIVGNNKRRLMSITQFVDFLNKTQRDPRLNEILYPYANEARAKDIISQYEPNKYNANPDHLSFDGFLRYLMSEDNPIVAVTKLELSDDMDQPLAHYFINSSHNTYLTGHQITGKSSVEIYRQCLLAGCRCVELDFWNGKFDEPVIVHGYTFVPEIYARDVIEAIAESAFKTSEYPVILSFENHCNPRQQAKIAQYCREFFGEMLLDSPLESHKLEPGQELPPPNLLKRKIIIKNKKKHHHHHKKHKKKQQTPAAESEEGVQENEDNGVLNQAVEEENGPAPDVPNAEDDNNDQQIGNGDISHPPMLQQRQGSKDSAQDDDEDEEESSTEEDESNVEDIKLRMGDKVPAPDKAASAKETEAGAEISALVNYVQPVHFYSFESAEKKNRMYEMSSFDEKQATTLLKERPLEFVNYNKHQLSRVYPAGTRFDSSNFMPQVFWNAGCQLVALNYQTLDLAMQLNLGTFEYNQRCGYLLKPEFMRRRDRRLDPFAESTVDGIIAGTVHIHVISAQFLTDKRVGTYVEVDMYGLPADTVRKKFRTRIVPNNGINPVYDEEPFIFKKVVLPELAAIRIAAYEESGRLIGHRVLPVVGLCPGYRHVALRTECGQPLPLASLFLHVIVKDYVPDGLSELAEALSNPIKYQSEVDKREKQLSVLTDWLEDPSEEVDEETIKTKRLQSVGELPMLVPTSTNVHGRPSIAGVNTSDAQDAEEGTPAPAVPAVDSSANKSPVNASSASDEIVAESLEKLMENKLVREKKVELEKKLESLRKKHEKEKLRMQSQKGSIDGEKHRSKFYVSNKLVKRLSNRNIFSSEVGLSSIAAEPSDCPDLENRDGNGGAPKGLPRSQSERLLAVCKAHVQQERELQEKYYENLFVTVEKVMKTSQSNQIKSLRVLLERETADVMRKLQATRHGEVKQLAKVHKDKAEFDRMKREVAKSTVEKGVNECTRLAKIYEKKRTELERQHEEVRQRLEEERTKVKESLMAEYSSRCSKYESGELSLSPSGGTSMSESLSGNTY
- the Plc21c gene encoding phospholipase C at 21C isoform X1, giving the protein MAVNKMTGSVLQFRPIEVSQQLQDGEKFVKWDEDSGIATPVTLRVDKLGFYLHWVDQHNEMEMLDIATIRDTRTGKHAKLPKDPKLKSLVTMGSQDSLEEKTVTICYGSDFVNMNFINFCTTRAEIAQHWTEQIFQLAYNLTLLNTSTTMFLQKAHTKLTLTADKSEKIPVKNIIKMFAQNKEDRKRVEKALDISGFPSGKNDVISLQKFQFEDFFNFYKSLTQRSDVEKVFESIVGNNKRRLMSITQFVDFLNKTQRDPRLNEILYPYANEARAKDIISQYEPNKYNANPDHLSFDGFLRYLMSEDNPIVAVTKLELSDDMDQPLAHYFINSSHNTYLTGHQITGKSSVEIYRQCLLAGCRCVELDFWNGKFDEPVIVHGYTFVPEIYARDVIEAIAESAFKTSEYPVILSFENHCNPRQQAKIAQYCREFFGEMLLDSPLESHKLEPGQELPPPNLLKRKIIIKNKKKHHHHHKKHKKKQQTPAAESEEGVQENEDNGVLNQAVEEENGPAPDVPNAEDDNNDQQIGNGDISHPPMLQQRQGSKDSAQDDDEDEEESSTEEDESNVEDIKLRMGDKVPAPDKAASAKETEAGAEISALVNYVQPVHFYSFESAEKKNRMYEMSSFDEKQATTLLKERPLEFVNYNKHQLSRVYPAGTRFDSSNFMPQVFWNAGCQLVALNYQTLDLAMQLNLGTFEYNQRCGYLLKPEFMRRRDRRLDPFAESTVDGIIAGTVHIHVISAQFLTDKRVGTYVEVDMYGLPADTVRKKFRTRIVPNNGINPVYDEEPFIFKKVVLPELAAIRIAAYEESGRLIGHRVLPVVGLCPGYRHVALRTECGQPLPLASLFLHVIVKDYVPDGLSELAEALSNPIKYQSEVDKREKQLSVLTDWLEDPSEEVDDKPKVSEAASSSKPPEETIKTKRLQSVGELPMLVPTSTNVHGRPSIAGVNTSDAQDAEEGTPAPAVPAVDSSANKSPVNASSASDEIVAESLEKLMENKLVREKKVELEKKLESLRKKHEKEKLRMQSQKGSIDGEKHRSKFYVSNKLVKRLSNRNIFSSEVGLSSIAAEPSDCPDLENRDGNGGAPKGLPRSQSERLLAVCKAHVQQERELQEKYYENLFVTVEKVMKTSQSNQIKSLRVLLERETADVMRKLQATRHGEVKQLAKVHKDKAEFDRMKREVAKSTVEKGVNECTRLAKIYEKKRTELERQHEEVRQRLEEERTKVKESLMAEYSSRCSKYESGELSLSPSGGTSMSESLSGNTY